AGCGGCTCCGGCTGACGTTGAACTCCGAAGACAAGTGGTACGACCCGCCGATCGACTGGACGCGCGACCGGCACCTGTTCGACGACCGGTTCTGCGGCGAGCTGCTGCGGCACGCGGGCGGCGGCGACCGGGCGCCGTTCCTGCATCCCGACGGGACGCCGTTGGCGGACGGCGAGCTGCCGTCGTCCGATCCGGGGCCGGGCGCCGCCGCGGTCGCGCGGGCCGAATGGTCGATGCTGCTGTTCGAACGCGGCGAGGTCGAGGCGGCGTTCGACGCGGCGGGCCTCGACACCGACCTCGGCCCTCCCGGCGAGTTCGGCCACATGTGGGGCGTCGAGCCGCGGGACTCGATCGCGCGGATGCCGATGTCACCGTCGCTGATCGCGGAGGCCGTCGGACGGGCCGCCGAGCGCGGCGGCGGTCCCCCGGTTTTCGAGCTGGGCCTGCACCGGTCGCTGATCGTGGAGCCGGGCGGCGGGCGCGGACGTCCGCTGGTGCGCACGGGACACGCCTACTGGAGGAAGGGGGTGCACTTCTTCCACGAGAACCACTGGCGGCGGTCGATGGACGTCGAACTCGTGCGGCACGGGCTGGTGTCGCCGGACGAGCTGCACCCGCTCGTCCGGTCGGCGCTGTTCCCCGCGCGGCCGGACGCGGACGGCCCGGTCGGCCCGCCCGGTCCGGTGCTTCCGGAGCCGGTGCGGGTGCGGTGCGGTGGCGAGTGGCACGAGGTGCGGTCGCGCGGCGGGGAGCTGGAGATCCCGCACTCGGAGGAGGAGCGGCGGCGCGAGGACGCGCTGCTGGCGTTCGGCGGCTCGGTGTCCGGGTGCTTCGCCGCCCGGCGGACGTGGCGGACGGGCGAGGGGCGTCTCCCCCGGGCCCTCGTGGAGCAGCGGCGGGAGCTGTTCATGCGGGTGCAGCACGCCGACACCGACGGTGTGCTGGCGCTGCTGGACGCGGGGGTGGACCCGTGCGTCCGGGACGGCGGCCGCAGGCGCACGCTCCTGCACCAGCTGTACGTGATGGACCACGAGGTGATGCTGCCGATCCTGCTGAAGGCGGGCCTCGGCCTGGAGGATCTCGACCATCACGGCCGCACCGCGCTGCACGTCGCGGTCGGCGACATGGGCGCGGCCGCCCTGGTACGGGCGCTGCGGGACGCGGGCGCACGCACCGACGTGGCCGACGACAACGGCATGGACCTGGACGACCTCATCGAATGGCGCGATCGCGAGGATCTGGACTTCCTGGATGACTGACCTTCTCTCCGCCGCCGACGGCCTGAACCGGCGGGCGGGCGCGCGGCGCACCGAACCGGCGCGCAGCACCCAGTTCGAGGCGCTCGCGCTGGCGGTGTCGGCGAACATCCCGGTGCTGCTGTGGGGCGAGCCGGGCATCGGCAAGTCGGCGGGCCTGGTGCGGCTCGCCACCGGGCTCGGCGTTCCGCTCGAGACGGTGATCGCGAGCGTGCACGAGCCGTCCGACTTCGCGGGGCTGCCGATCATCGGGGACGATCCGGCGGCGACCGGGGTGCCGATGGCACCGCCGGACTGGGCCGTCCGGCTCGCGACCGCGGGACGCGGCGTGGTGTTCTTCGACGAGCTGTCGTCGGCGCCGCCCGCCGTGCAGGCCGCGCTGCTGCGGGTGGTGCTGGAGCGCCGGGTGGGAAGCCTGGCGCTGCCGGAGCCGGTGCGGGTGGTCGCGGCGGCGAACCCGCCGGCGAGCGCGGCCGACGGCTGGCATCTGAGCCCGCCGCTGGCGAACCGGTTCGTGCATCTGCGGTGGACGCACGAGCCGTCGACCGTCGCGCGGGGCATGGCGGGCACGTGGCCCGAGCCGTCCATGCCCGTCGTGGACCCGGGGAAGGCGGCCGCCGCGGTGGCGCGGGCGCGGGGCGCGGTGTCGGGGTTCCTCACGGCCCGTCCCGGTCTGGCGCACCATCTGCCGGAGGACGCCGAGGGGCGCGGCGGGGCGTGGCCGTCGCCGCGCACGTGGGAGATGGCGCTGCGGCTGCTGGCGACCGGGTACGCGACGGGCGCGCGGCCGGAGGCGGTGGCGGCGGCCGTGGTGGGGGCGGTCGGCGACGGCGCCGGGCTGGAACTGCTCGCCTACCTGGACGAACTCGACCTGCCGGACCCGAACCGGGTGCTGGCGGACCCGTCGGCGTTCGCGCTGCCCGAGCGCGGCGACCGGCAGCTCGCGTTCCTGACGGCCGTGGTGTCGGCGGTGCAGGACGATCCGACGCGGCGGCGCTGGGAGGCGGGCTGGGACGTCCTGGCGAAGGCGGTCGAGGCGGGCGTCCCGGACATCGCCGCGCGGGCGGCGGGCGATCTGGCGGCGCTCCGCGAACCGGGCTGGCCGGTGCCGTCCGGTATCGACGGGTTCGTGGAGCTGCTGCAGCTGTCCGGCGCGCTGTGACCGGACTCGACCGGACGAAGCTGCTCGCCGCCCGGTACCGCGCCGCGACCGACCGGCCGTACCTGGCGTCCGCGCTGTACTCGCTGACGGTCGTCCCGTCCGACCGCGTCCCGACGATGGCGGTGGACCGGCACTGGCGCTGCTACGCGTCGCCCGCCTTCGTCGACGCGACGCCCGTCCCCGAACTGGCGGGCGTGTGGATCCACGAGGTGGCGCACCTGCTGCGCGACCACCATGGACGGGCCGCGCGGCTCCCGGCGGCCGACCAGCGCGACCACGTCCGGGTCAACGTGGCGCAGGACTGCGAGATCAACGACGACCTGATCGCGGACGGGCTGTCCCTCCCGGCCGGGCGCGTCGTCCCCGGCGACTTCGGCCTCCCGGACGGCCGGTTGTTCGAGGAGTACCTGCCGGGCGTCCCGCCGGGGCCGGTGTGCGAGTGCGGGTCGGGCGCGCACGGCCGTCCGGGGCCGTGGGAGCTGGACGGGACGAACGGGCCCGGCGTCGGCCCGGTCGAGGCGGACGCGCTGCGCCGCGCGACGGCCGAGGCGATCCGCGCGCACGAGCGCGCGCGGGGCAGCGTGCCGGGCGGGTGGCGGCGGTGGGCCGAGCGGATCCTCGAACCGGTCGTGGACTGGCGGCGGGTGCTGGCGGGCGCGGTCCGGGAGGCGGTCGCGTGGGCGGGCGGCGCCGCCGACTA
The nucleotide sequence above comes from Actinomadura algeriensis. Encoded proteins:
- a CDS encoding vWA domain-containing protein — protein: MTGLDRTKLLAARYRAATDRPYLASALYSLTVVPSDRVPTMAVDRHWRCYASPAFVDATPVPELAGVWIHEVAHLLRDHHGRAARLPAADQRDHVRVNVAQDCEINDDLIADGLSLPAGRVVPGDFGLPDGRLFEEYLPGVPPGPVCECGSGAHGRPGPWELDGTNGPGVGPVEADALRRATAEAIRAHERARGSVPGGWRRWAERILEPVVDWRRVLAGAVREAVAWAGGAADYTYRRPSRRTPALRGAVLPSLRRPLPRVAIVIDTSGSMGEDDLAAALAEVTGVLREVGLRGNRVPVLACDADVRAVRRVSAAEQVELGGGGGTDMRVGIERALAERDRPQVVIVLTDGYTPWPGETPSCRLIAVLVGADPPAPPAWIETVRTGRPT
- a CDS encoding ankyrin repeat domain-containing protein, which gives rise to MRPPWHGEPTVWRRIRRYAVPRRMIEDATERRLAGDWRGACAAANVDVDFDPDRLADEHGVADAERLAEDLRHLVPDLLRWHLPRAGCGRTTILNNRWIVLGRYGGDDSSLVGALCVVTPLYVNGSQRLRLTLNSEDKWYDPPIDWTRDRHLFDDRFCGELLRHAGGGDRAPFLHPDGTPLADGELPSSDPGPGAAAVARAEWSMLLFERGEVEAAFDAAGLDTDLGPPGEFGHMWGVEPRDSIARMPMSPSLIAEAVGRAAERGGGPPVFELGLHRSLIVEPGGGRGRPLVRTGHAYWRKGVHFFHENHWRRSMDVELVRHGLVSPDELHPLVRSALFPARPDADGPVGPPGPVLPEPVRVRCGGEWHEVRSRGGELEIPHSEEERRREDALLAFGGSVSGCFAARRTWRTGEGRLPRALVEQRRELFMRVQHADTDGVLALLDAGVDPCVRDGGRRRTLLHQLYVMDHEVMLPILLKAGLGLEDLDHHGRTALHVAVGDMGAAALVRALRDAGARTDVADDNGMDLDDLIEWRDREDLDFLDD
- a CDS encoding AAA family ATPase, whose product is MTDLLSAADGLNRRAGARRTEPARSTQFEALALAVSANIPVLLWGEPGIGKSAGLVRLATGLGVPLETVIASVHEPSDFAGLPIIGDDPAATGVPMAPPDWAVRLATAGRGVVFFDELSSAPPAVQAALLRVVLERRVGSLALPEPVRVVAAANPPASAADGWHLSPPLANRFVHLRWTHEPSTVARGMAGTWPEPSMPVVDPGKAAAAVARARGAVSGFLTARPGLAHHLPEDAEGRGGAWPSPRTWEMALRLLATGYATGARPEAVAAAVVGAVGDGAGLELLAYLDELDLPDPNRVLADPSAFALPERGDRQLAFLTAVVSAVQDDPTRRRWEAGWDVLAKAVEAGVPDIAARAAGDLAALREPGWPVPSGIDGFVELLQLSGAL